One stretch of Glycine soja cultivar W05 chromosome 7, ASM419377v2, whole genome shotgun sequence DNA includes these proteins:
- the LOC114418166 gene encoding uncharacterized protein LOC114418166 isoform X2, with protein MVAALSYRTLSLVSMNTTLGLVIFKRSSNSFMDELNVVPESREAIGGGLYKLHHTLPLNVSEYILQALKPRTELLRLLYQQCHAMQEMTLDLCLPLLEEQ; from the exons ATGGTGGCGGCGCTTAGTTATAGAACCTTGTCCTTGGTGTCAATGAACACTACTCTGGGGTTGGTGATTTTTAAGAGATCTTCCAACTCTTTCATGGATGAGTTAAATGTGGTGCCAGAAAGCAG GGAGGCCATTGGTGGCGGCCTGTATAAGTTGCATCATACCCTGCCTCTTAATGTTTCTGAGTACATTTTACAAGCTCTGAAGCCAAG GACAGAACTCCTGAGATTACTGTATCAGCAATGTCATGCAATGCAAGAGATGACCCTGGATTTGTGTTTGCCACTTCTGGAAGAGCAGTGA
- the LOC114418164 gene encoding uncharacterized ATP-dependent helicase C29A10.10c-like, producing the protein MGSRGRPLFDLNEPPAEDNDEREGIVCFQPQKAHPSTNPHASDLFATSSAAQGIVNNNAFSHASSVSGFQPFVRPKSTGVPELDAESKRAGDQDAKVSSKDEDVNVMDSRILSSANAQFTEREEGEWSDEEGGFANANGGNNANANGGNNAIANGGSSLPRQSQASEEPATSGMVDGCVAVASDSKSRNIKSSDSINDEKSSHASIGLESNSSEQKSNSIPNSESNIKSEASVDAQEEPPLIPKPKEVKGIEASHALRCANNPVKRKIDQRKEEMLGKKRNRQTMFLNLEDVKQAGPIKTSTPRRQTFSSPVISRIKEVRTVPAQVERVGIAKDQRLTDTSSGEGGNYAEAQEPKSDCNGDTSGPPVRSRRLNSETEPPTEANLPPPIPRQGSWKQLSDSRQQKNVLHSNRKSGLSGQSSNDVKLGNKKHLSIKKQAPVSSQPQDTSVERLIREVTSEKFWHHPEETELQCVPGRFESVEEYVRVFEPLLFEECRAQLYSTWEESTETVSRDTHIMVRVKANESRERGWYDVKVLPVHEFKWSFKEGDVAILSSPRPGSVRSKQNSSSLAQDDGESEVTGRVVGTVRRHIPIDTRDPPGAILHYYVGDSYDPSRVDDDHIIRKLQAGSIWYLTVLGSLATTQREYIALHAFRRLNLQMQTAILQPSPEHFPKYEQQTPAMPECFTQNFVEYLHRTFNEPQLAAIQWAAMHTAAGTSSGTTKRQEPWPFTLVQGPPGTGKTHTVWGMLNVIHLVQYQHYYTSLLKHVAPESYKQVNEISSDNAATGSIDEVLQNMDQNLLRTLPKLVPKPRMLVCAPSNAATDELLARVLDRGFIDGEMKVYRPDVARVGVDSQTRAAQAVSVERRTEQLLVKSREEIMGWMHQLKNREAQLVQQLHGLHRELNATAAAVRSQGSVGVDPDLLMARDQNRDALLQHLAAVVENRDKVLVEMSRLALLESRFRPGSGFNLEEARASLEASFANEAEVVFTTVSSSGRKLFSRLSHGFDMVVIDEAAQASEVAILPPLSLGAARCVLVGDPQQLPATVISKAAGTLMYSRSLFERFQQAGCPTMLLSVQYRMHPQIRDFPSRYFYQGRLTDSESVAKLPDEPYYKDPLLRPYIFYDIRHGRESHRGGSVSYQNIHEAQFCLRLYEHVQKTVKSLGVGKITVGIITPYKLQLKCLQREFDEVLNSEEGKDLYINTVDAFQGQERDVIIMSCVRASSHGVGFVADIRRMNVALTRARRALWVMGNANALLQSEDWAALINDAKSRNCYMDMDSLPKDFLVSKAPSYTSLPGKPSSNMRGMRSGGPRYRSMDMHMESRLGPPSEEDENMGAPVSSRNGNLRQSRYSMENSLDDFEHGGDKSRDAWQYGIQKKQNSSGSMGKRDV; encoded by the exons ATGGGTTCTCGAGGAAGGCCATTATTTGATCTCAATGAGCCACCTGCCGAGGATAATGATGAGAGGGAAGGTATTGTCTGCTTCCAGCCCCAAAAGGCACACCCATCAACAAATCCGCACGCGTCTGACTTATTTGCAACATCATCTGCTGCCCAAGGAATAGTAAATAATAATGCTTTTTCACATGCCTCATCTGTCTCTGGATTTCAACCTTTTGTCCGGCCTAAATCCACTGGTGTTCCTGAATTGGATGCTGAATCCAAGAGAGCAGGAGATCAGGATGCAAAGGTTTCCTCTAAAGATGAAGATGTGAATGTTATGGATTCACGGATATTAAGTTCGGCCAATGCTCAATTTACAGAGAGGGAAGAAGGGGAATGGTCTGATGAGGAGGGTGGCTTTGCTAATGCAAATGGAGGTaataatgctaatgcaaatggaGGCAATAATGCTATTGCAAATGGAGGTAGTAGTTTGCCACGACAAAGTCAAGCTTCAGAAGAGCCAGCAACTTCTGGAATGGTGGATGGGTGTGTTGCAGTGGCTTCTGACAGTAAGTCTAGAAATATTAAGAGTTCTGATAGTATAAATGATGAAAAGAGTAGCCATGCTTCTATAGGTCTAGAATCAAATTCTAGTGAACAGAAAAGCAATAGTATTCCAAATTCAGAAAGCAATATAAAAAGTGAAGCTTCTGTTGATGCACAGGAGGAACCCCCTTTAATCCCCAAGCCAAAAGAAGTGAAAGGTATTGAAGCAAGTCATGCACTTAGGTGTGCAAATAATCCTGTGAAGAGGAAGATTGACCAACGTAAAGAGGAAATGTTGGGAAAGAAACGTAATAGACAGACTATGTTTCTTAACTTGGAAGATGTCAAGCAAGCAGGTCCTATTAAAACCTCAACCCCTAGAAGGCAGACTTTCTCATCACCTGTCATAAGTCGTATAAAAGAAGTCCGCACTGTTCCTGCACAAGTTGAGCGTGTTGGGATAGCTAAGGATCAAAGGCTCACCGACACATCTTCTGGTGAAGGTGGCAACTATGCTGAAGCACAAGAGCCTAAATCTGATTGCAATGGTGATACATCTGGACCACCAGTTAGATCCAGGAGGCTAAACAGTGAGACAGAACCTCCTACAGAGGCCAATTTACCACCACCCATTCCAAGACAGGGTTCATGGAAACAACTGTCAGATTCAAGGCAGCAGAAGAATGTACTCCATTCTAATAGGAAGTCAGGACTGAGTGGTCAAAGCTCCAATGATGTCAAATTGGGAAACAAGAAACATCTTTCTATCAAGAAGCAGGCTCCTGTCAGCAGCCAGCCCCAGGACACTTCTGTTGAACGCCTTATACGGGAGGTGACCAGTGAAAAGTTTTGGCATCACCCAG AGGAGACTGAGCTACAGTGTGTTCCTGGACGATTTGAATCAGTGGAAGAGTATGTTAGAGTATTTGAGCCTTTGCTTTTTGAAGAATGCCGTGCTCAACTTTACAGTACCTGGGAAGAATCAACAGAAACAGTTTCAAGGGATACTCATATTATGGTGCGAGTGAAGGCAAATGAGTCAAGAGAAAGAG GTTGGTATGATGTGAAGGTTCTTCCAGTACATGAGTTTAAGTGGTCATTTAAGGAGGGTGATGTTGCAATCCTTTCATCCCCTAGGCCTGGATCAG TTAGATCCAAGCAGAATAGTTCATCTTTAGCTCAGGATGATGGGGAATCAGAAGTCACTGGGCGTGTGGTTGGTACTGTTAGGCGTCACATACCTATTGATACCCGTGATCCTCCCGGTGCAATTTTACATTACTATGTTGGAGACTCTTATGATCCCAGCAG GGTTGATGATGATCATATCATTAGAAAACTTCAAGCTGGAAGCATCTGGTATCTCACAGTGCTTGGTTCTCTTGCTACCACACAGAGGGAGTATATTGCCCTACATGCATTTCGTCGCTTAAATTTGCAG ATGCAAACTGCAATCCTTCAGCCTAGTCCTGAACACTTCCCTAAATACGAACAACAGACCCCAGCCATGCCTGAATGCTTCACACAGAACTTTGTTGAGTATCTGCATAGGACCTTCAATGAACCCCAGTTGGCAGCAATCCAGTGGGCAGCTATGCATACAGCAGCTGGTACTAGTAGTGGAACGACAAAGAGGCAGGAACCTTGGCCTTTTACCCTTGTTCAAGGACCTCCGGGAACAGGAAAAACACATACGGTATGGGGAATGTTGAATGTCATTCACCTTGTGCAGTATCAGCACTACTACACCTCTTTACTTAAGCATGTAGCCCCTGAGAGCTACAAGCAAGTCAATGAGATCAGTTCAGATAATGCCGCCACAGGATCTATTGATGAAGTTCTTCAAAACATGGACCAGAATCTCTTGCGAACTTTACCTAAACTGGTCCCAAAACCTAGAATGTTAGTTTGTGCTCCATCTAATGCTGCCACTGATGAGCTTCTTGCCCGTGTTCTTGATCGTGGTTTTATTGATGGAGAGATGAAAGTATATCGACCTGATGTGGCTCGAGTTGGGGTTGATTCTCAGACACGTGCTGCCCAAGCAGTTTCTGTTGAGCGTAGAACTGAGCAGCTTCTTGTCAAGAGTCGGGAAGAAATTATGGGATGGATGCACCAATTAAAGAATCGTGAGGCACAATTGGTTCAGCAGTTACATGGTCTTCATAGGGAACTAAATGCTACTGCTGCTGCTGTTCGTTCCCAAGGATCTGTTGGTGTTGATCCTGACCTTCTCATGGCCAGAGATCAGAACAGAGATGCTTTGCTACAGCACCTTGCCGCTGTGGTTGAAAACAGGGACAAGGTTTTGGTTGAGATGTCTCGCCTTGCCCTTTTGGAAAGTAGGTTCCGTCCTGGTAGTGGTTTTAATTTGGAAGAGGCCCGTGCTAGTTTGGAGGCCAGTTTTGCAAATGAAGCAGAGGTAGTTTTCACTACAGTTTCTAGTAGTGGGCGCAAGTTGTTTTCTCGTCTTTCCCATGGTTTTGATATGGTGGTCATTGATGAGGCTGCCCAAGCCAGTGAGGTGGCAATTCTGCCCCCCCTCTCTCTTGGTGCAGCACGATGTGTTCTTGTTGGAGATCCTCAGCAGCTTCCTGCTACAGTTATAAGCAAGGCTGCTGGAACATTGATGTACAGTAGGAGTCTTTTTGAAAGGTTCCAACAAGCAGGATGCCCAACAATGTTGTTGTCTGTGCAGTATAGAATGCACCCCCAAATTCGAGATTTCCCTTCTAGGTACTTCTATCAGGGACGCCTTACTGATAGTGAAAGTGTGGCTAAATTGCCTGATGAGCCATACTATAAGGACCCTTTACTTAGACCTTATATATTCTATGACATCAGACATGGGCGCGAGTCTCACAGAGGTGGATCAGTGTCTTATCAAAACATACATGAAGCACAATTTTGTCTCCGATTGTATGAGCATGTTCAGAAAACAGTGAAGTCTTTGGGTGTTGGAAAGATTACTGTTGGCATAATTACTCCTTATAAGCTGCAGTTGAAATGCCTCCAGCGTGAGTTTGACGAAGTCTTAAATTCAGAAGAAGGCAAGGATCTATATATCAATACAGTAGATGCCTTCCAAGGTCAAGAACGGGATGTCATTATAATGTCTTGTGTGCGTGCATCCAGTCATGGTGTTGGCTTTGTTGCTGATATACGACGAATGAATGTTGCCCTTACGCGTGCACGAAGGGCCCTTTGG GTCATGGGAAATGCAAATGCTCTGCTGCAATCTGAAGATTGGGCTGCGTTGATTAACGATGCAAAATCTCGAAATTGCTATATGGACATGGACTCTCTTCCTAAGGACTTTCTTGTATCTAAGGCACCTTCTTACACATCATTGCCTGGTAAGCCTTCCTCAAATATGAGGGGCATGAGATCAGGTGGACCAAGATATAGATCAATGGACATGCATATGGAGTCAAGGTTGGGACCACCATCAGAAGAAGATGAGAATATGGGTGCTCCAGTTAGCTCCAGAAATGGGaaccttcgtcaatcgcggtaTTCAATGGAGAATTCCTTAGATGATTTTGAGCATGGGGGTGACAAATCAAGAGATGCATGGCAGTATGGAATACAGAAGAAGCAGAACTCATCTGGATCCATGGGAAAGAGAGACGTATAA
- the LOC114418163 gene encoding protein ELF4-LIKE 4-like translates to MDGDIFGELGNSTQVDSRLLQVFQKSLLQAQDILNQNRLLINEINQNHESKMPDNLSRNVGLIRELNSNIRRVVDLYADLSNSFTKSREASSEGDSSGTLKSDGKVNQKRIRSS, encoded by the coding sequence ATGGACGGTGATATATTTGGAGAATTAGGCAATTCAACTCAAGTAGATAGCAGGCTTTTACAGGTATTTCAGAAGAGCTTATTGCAAGCTCAAGATATTTTGAATCAAAACCGGTTGCTGATCAATGAGATAAACCAAAATCATGAGTCCAAGATGCCTGATAATCTGAGTAGAAATGTGGGTTTGATTAGAGAGCTCAATAGCAATATCAGAAGGGTGGTTGATCTCTATGCTGATCTTTCTAATTCCTTTACCAAGTCCAGAGAGGCTTCTTCTGAAGGTGACTCCAGTGGGACTTTGAAGTCTGATGGAAAAGTCAACCAGAAGAGAATTAGATCCAGCTGA
- the LOC114418166 gene encoding uncharacterized protein LOC114418166 isoform X1, with product MVAALSYRTLSLVSMNTTLGLVIFKRSSNSFMDELNVVPESREAIGGGLYKLHHTLPLNVSEYILQALKPRTPEITVSAMSCNARDDPGFVFATSGRAVSINYCSLVRESHILIVYVSIMFLFCLVCLKR from the exons ATGGTGGCGGCGCTTAGTTATAGAACCTTGTCCTTGGTGTCAATGAACACTACTCTGGGGTTGGTGATTTTTAAGAGATCTTCCAACTCTTTCATGGATGAGTTAAATGTGGTGCCAGAAAGCAG GGAGGCCATTGGTGGCGGCCTGTATAAGTTGCATCATACCCTGCCTCTTAATGTTTCTGAGTACATTTTACAAGCTCTGAAGCCAAG AACTCCTGAGATTACTGTATCAGCAATGTCATGCAATGCAAGAGATGACCCTGGATTTGTGTTTGCCACTTCTGGAAGAGCAGTGAGCATAAACTATTGTTCTTTAGTTAGGGAATCTCATATTCTTATAGTCTATGTttctattatgtttttgttttgtttggtaTGTTTAAAAAGATAG